In Taeniopygia guttata chromosome 6, bTaeGut7.mat, whole genome shotgun sequence, the genomic stretch AAAGCATTTATTTCTGAAGGTCAGCAAGTATCAAAGCTGTCCCTAAGGAATGCCTTTGACTTTCCACAATCTGCAGTGAGAACTGCTTCTGCAATTTCCATTATGCAGTCTTGTTTGGCTTTCTAATCATCTGGACTTCTTCCAGAAATCAAAGCCAAAGTTGAGATCCTCCTTTTTTGAAGGACGTTTTCTTAGCACACCAAGTAAGTTTTGAACACATAAAGGACTGAGTATATAGACAGGTCTCAGAGTTTACCAATGGCCCTGAGAAAGCCAGACAAGTGTCACTGTTGTTACCAAAGtcatgaatttttttctctactaGAGCACATCACCCAgtgcctccctgctgctggagtaAAGCTAACTGTCCCAGGCATTTTTAAAGGATCAACTCTGAAAAGCTGCTCTAGAACTCTCAGTCCTGTTCTTACAAAGCATTTTTTATACCTACCTTCCTTCTCAATTTGCTAACTATACAGTGACCTTTCAATTGGAAAGCCAAACGGTGCATTTTTCTATGGCACTTTCCCTTGTTATAGCCCAAGATGGAAAATGCAGGAATCATCTAAATCAGAAAAACCCAACTAACACagtttcagttttttttctaaatgaatTCAACCTATTCTTTCACCCTGCCTACCCTCCCAGTGTCCTCAGAGTAACTTCAGAGGCAatgctgtggggctgggcacaGACACAGGTAATAACATATTCTGAGTGCCCTCCTCCCACTTGGTACTCAGGGCTGCAATTCTTTCATCTTCTCCACTACCACACATTACACACATTTACCTTTAGAAAGTAACACACTACCATGTAAGAGCTGTTCACTCATTCCTATTGCTGCACTTGCTTTCAAGTTTTTTTGTTGAAAGAGGATGCAAAACCCTAAAAGGCAATACCCTGTACTCTGTGAAggctcttctgcagctgcctcttTTGGTTAGTGTTTCTAACCAAGTAACCTTCAGCCTTCCCTGTAACACCAACTTAGGAGCTACCTTGTCATTTGTTAATGCATTCACCCTCCTCCTTTCAAGACAAGAATTCTAACAGCAATCATCTGAGCTCCTGCCCCTTTCCTGAGCCTGGCAATCTACTAGTGTGAAGGACAATGTTTTCCCACGTCTCCTAATTCTGTATTCAGTCTCTTCTGGCCTCAGAACACTAGCCTGACACTGCTGCTGGTAAGTAGTCTGCCAAAGAGCAAGTGGCCTCTTCCTTGTTCCTTTCCCTAATACAGTTAAAAATCACAACTTtagctgtgttttccttttcaaagatCAGTGTCCTCTGCCATCCTCCCATATCATACCCATTCTTTCTACCCAGATGACTCAACTGtccctttcctcttttcccacaAGGTCTTTTCTTCTACACCACTGCAGACCTTTGGGTTTGTTCCACTGAATGGTTTCTTTCTCCCAACAgtcatgtttttccttttgggaGCCTagtcttgatttttaaaaacacaatatGTCTTTAGTTTGGGTAGGATTCATGCCACTTAACTTGAGATACCTTAAATTCTGCATCTAGCCTAAGGTGCTCAGCTGCTTACCTGAGGTCTCCTGGTAGTCTGCAGAAGGACCTTCACAGAGCAATCCCTCCCCCTCAAAAACACTTTCCTAGCGGAAATAGGATGAGTCACACAGTGAAAAGGCCCAGCAGGGCAGTCTGGCTAGATGGGAATACCAAAACTGCTTGAAACTTTATTATCTTCATGGCTTCCCTCCAACATACTTTCAAATCTGCCTCAGTGACACTATTCAGATTCAACTTCACCGTAAGTCTTTCAATCTTCTCTTCCATGAGGATCACTCATACTTTAAAATCAGAGGTTCTGTTGAATATCCCTTCAAGGAAGATCTGAGAGGCTCACATCCCACCACCTTTAAGTATCCCCTCTTCTGGAAAATCTATAGCTCAACTTCAAGATAGATGGCTCCTACTGATGTGGGAGCCATCCTCATCTTTTCTTCCTTGTCCTTACACTACAGGAAGGAACGATGAAAGCCCTCCAAACTTCCTACACGGAACTCCTACACCATCTTTCTTATTTCTTGTAAGATCAGTGTCATGGCAACTACcacttctcattttccttttgtaaGCTGATGAATTGGTTTAGAAGCACACCATTACCAAGGCTCTTCATTTCCATTTCTCTAAAATAAGTTGTGTTGCTCTGAAAAGCCTGAAAGGTTTCAGCAAGTGCTGAATAAACTAAGTAGTTCATGTATAAATTATATATCAGCTATCACTACATTTTTAATGGATGCATCATGAATGTGTTTTTAGATGGTTTAGGTTAGTCAGAACTCTGGCATCTGCTTTCTAATCCCATATAAGTGATTCCTGTTCCATAGTTCTGTGTTCATCCAAAACACCAGACATGAACTACTTGGACATGGCATTTTTAACACTGTCTCCAGTAAAGCTTCGTTGATGCACAAGAGACTATGGCACTGCACAGGCTGACCATGGTGAGATGGTTTAAGGGAAAAGGTGCTATTAGGTATTCTCACATATTTCATCCAGACTTAGCCACACATATCTTCTTAAAAAGATGATGCATTAAAGGTGTCAGTGTAAATCACATTACATGCTGATGAGAGCTTCTACTTGTCCCTACCCCCATGAAACCAAAGGCCTAACACAGGCATTAGAAAGTGTAGAAGTTAGTCACTGGGGAGCCAAGTGTGAAAGCCACCTGCTCAGGgagctgtcccctgccctgttAGTCACTGGGGAGCCAAGCGTGAAAGCCACCTGCTCAGAGAGCTGTCCACTGCCTTGCAGGGGACATGGTCACATGGGCTACAACTCTAGCAATACAGCGATCTGAAGCTGTTGAGCTCCAGGCCCTTTCATAGTCTGCAAGCAACTGAGCCATTCCCCGTCTTCTCCCCCAAAGGCTGTCACTCACGCATGAGCTGGCCAGCCCTCGCCAAGCCATCGGCACTCGCCTCCCCACTTACTCCTCTTTCCGGTGAAGCTCCTCCTCGGACTCGCTGAGCCGCTGCTTCAATGCTGCGATCATCTCCACCGCCACAtccacctgcctgctcagggcccgCTCTCGCCGCTGCACCTCCTGCTTCTTCTGGGACAGCTGCACGAACGCAGCCCgcacctccagcagctccgCCGTCTTCTGGGACAGCTCTTTGGTAAGCTTGTCGATCCGCTTCTCGATCGTTTTGTCCACGGCCTCTACCATCCTGTTAAACTTTTCTCTGACGTGTGCCTCGAAGGAGGCTTTGGAATCAGTGGCCGGGAGGCCGGGTTTGTTAAGCTCGCTGGGAGACTCAGCCGACACATAGCTGGCCAGGTAGGAGGCGGGCCGCTCCGCTGCCAGCTCCCGCGGCTGCTCGCCCTTGCCGCTCCCGCAGGACGCAGCGCCCAAGTTCAGGTAGGGCCCCGCGGGCTGCGCGGCCACGCCGCCGGGGCTGCCcgggctgccctgggctgcgGGCTCCGGCGGGGACACCAGCTCCGCGTCCTTCAGCGGGGAgaacaggctgctcctgcccaggagGCTGCTCTCCTGGAAGCTGTGGCTGTACTCCAGGTGCACCCGCAGCGAGGAGAGGCTCCGGAACCTGGTGTGGTCGCCGCATCGCGGGCAGCGGAAGGGGAGGCTGACGCTGCCGAGCGGCTCCGGCCAGGGGTGCCCGCCTTCATCTCGGGCCGTCTGTTGCATTCCTCGCCGGAGGGAACGGTCCGTGTCCGCGCCCCACGGGAAACTTGGGAAACTTTCCCGGCGATTCCTCAGGGGTACCGCGCCATCTCCGCCCGGGGACGCGCCCACCCGGCGCGGCGCTCCGGCCGCACGGCCCCGCCGGTTCCGCTCGCCTCGGCGCGGCCCCGCTCGCCTCGGCCGCCGCCCGGGCCTTGCCGGAGCGGAGTGGCGCCGGGCCCCGGTTCGGCGCGGGCCTCGGCCGCCCGCAAGGTCGCCGCACTCACCCGACTTGTTGCTGGTGGCGGCAGCGGGGCGGCGTTTTCAGCAGAGCCGTAAATCAgcccgcggggcggggcgggcggggcgaGGAtgcggagcgggagcggcggggacGCGGAGCGGGGATGCGGAGGGGCGGGGATGCTGGCGGGGGTGCTGCTGGCGGGCGTGGGTGGGTGGCAGCAGCCGACGGGGGCACGacctctgtcccctccccggagCGACCTCCTCCTGGCCGGCCTGCCGTGAGCACCTGGCCGGGGGCGTTCGCGGGGTCCTGTCACAGCAAAGCAGTGAGTGAGCTGCGCGGGGCGTGTTGGGGTGATGCTGAAGGATAACGCAGTTTAAAGCACTTAAGCAGCAAGACAGGACTGGCGCATGCAAATAAGCATAATCTGGTCTGGTCTTTGGAATATAATTATCTATGTGActttaaaactatatttaataGCCAGaaagttttgtggttttttttttttttttttttttaatatgaccCCAATTTAGTCTCAATATTTAGGGAGGGGAAGCAGTAATAATAGTACTTCCATTTTGAATATGACAAATGGATGTCACACACAtatagaacagtttgggttgacCTTCAGAGGCCTTCTAGTCCAATCCTCCTGCAATAAGCAGAAATATCTTCAAGTAGAAcaagctgctcagagccctgtccaatgtgaccttgaatgttttcaaggatgaggcatccacaacATCTCTGGAAACCTGTGCCAGTTTTTCACTGTTCTCATTGCACAAAATTTTATCCTTATATCTAGTCTAAATCTACTCTGAGTCTAAACCCATGTGATTGATATTAGAGAGCCCTGCCAGTACATCCTCTGAAAGGGAGATGTGCTTCTTAACATGTTTTATGCTACAGATATATATGtctattttatacatttttggAAACAAGAGCAAAGCTGATTGTGGAGTAGCAGCCTTTTTGAGGTAATAGTAAAATATTGCTCTTTCTAAACCTAGTCTTTGAGGCCATACTGATAATgtgctgcagattttttttttattactgtggGAGTATTGCAGTAAAGTTTAATTCTGTACTAATATGTCTGTTCCTTGAGTGCAATATACAGGCAGAGTCTTAAACACTGAGAAAATCTGAGCACATTGATAGATACCTTTGATGTGATTAAGACATTCCCAGTAAATTATTCACCAGATGGTACATCAAAGGAAGTTACTCAAATTGCTTTTCAGAGCTTCAGCTAATCTCTAAAGTGTGTGGGCTACCATCCAGTCTGCAACATTTTTCATGAGTTAGTTGTCCTTTACTACCTTGCCTAAATGTGGTGATTTGCCCTTCTTTTGTCATCAAGCAGTACCAAAACCTAGAAAGGAGGTCAGGAGGGCATAGCTTTGAACAATGTTTGCCCCCAGATTTGGGACTCTTGACTATTTCTTTGTAGGAGGCCAACACTGACAGAATGTAACCATGTTTTGGTTCCCACTTTCTTGGCTGTTGTCCTCTACTGTccattctctctctctgttgTGCCCATTGCCTTCCTACCTGCTCCACGTCACAGGCACTCGGTGTTGGTGCTCCAAGGTGCAGATGAATGCTATACAAGTGTGTGGAACTTAGTGTGATGGGATGCTACCTCAGGCTTCATCCACATTTAGAAGAGGTGACACCCACCTTCCCTCTCCAGCTGACAGTAATGAGAGCCCTCATGGTCTTAAGGAATAGAAAATATTGATGACTTTGAAGGAGCCCATTGTTTTGGCCAGTTAGATCTGAAATCAGGCAACCATTTAGCACCAGCAGTTCTTCTTTCAAGATTTTTCAGGGTTTACTTGTACTTCAAGGATTTCTTTTGCTGGATTGGAATCCAGCTCCTCATGTCTTCAGTTTTCCATTCCTGATGCTGCCATCTGGATGTCCAGTTCAGTCATTCTCTCAGCATTTGGACTCCCTTTAATATACCAGTAACAACAATATACAGTAATCAACAGACTCCCTGTAATATACCAGTAACTGCATTTTGTAGCAGAGAATGTGCATCAGCCATTATATATCTGAGCTTTATCCTCTCTGATTTAAATCTGGAGTGGGTAGAATCTATCCCTATCACTTAGACAAAGCCCAGATCGACACAGCCATAATGTAGGACTCTGAAAGtctgccagctgctggggaggCATTATCCAGTTTATTTGTATACATCTGTCTCTTTCAAGATCTGTTTAAACACTTTGCAGTATAATTTCCAGAAGGATAAAAGTTACTTAAATGAAAACAGCATGTTTGGTGCTGCAAGGAAGGTGAAATATTAATAGTATTCAGCCTTTTTTCAGGTAGTAGTCTGTAACTGTTGTACAGGGTCCCATCTGACCTTAAAAATAGGTTAAAGCTTCCTTAAAGCTGTTGATTCCACTTTACTGAAGGTAGACAGAAAAGGGAATATTATaaaactggttttctttttacatgTTACTGTACTTGTTTATCTTATGATACTTTGTTTGTCTTATTCTAAATGGGGAATATAGGTGAGtcagttttgttttcacttgCCCTTCAGGCTCTCAATGTTGACATATTTGTGGGAGCCTTTTTTATGTGGTGTAGACCTGGATTCACTATGATCACTTTGGCTACGTTCAGCAGCCTCTGATTTCCTTGTTTGTGTACTGGTTTGCTTTGAAAAGGAGTGTCAGAAATTTTTGTCTCTCCTCTTCACACCCACGCTCCCCACACAGGTTTTCATTGCATGCTCTAGCCAGTTTATAGGAGACATGAATTTGCATGGAATTACTTTTGGGGAAGTTTGCCTGAACTATATATGGTTATATAAAAACACACAGCTGCACATCCGTTACCACTGCATACGGATGGAATTGGGAGTTTGGCTCGGGCTCAGTCCCCTCCTTCTGGAAAGCTGTGCCTGAAATAGGTGTGCCTATTCAGCTCAGTGTATTTGTATGCTGGGAAGTGCTGTGGTTATTTGGTGTTTGAGTGTGAACTACAGATGCACGTAACTTGAGCAGCTGAAACTTACCTGCATTAAATACTTGCCGTTTTCCTGCTTATTGAGAGGAAGTAAGAAATGAGTAGCAAAATCTAAGGAAAGACTTTAGAAATTTGAAAGAAGTATTTGAATGATTTATGTGGCAGTGGTGCTTTAGATGAGGATTCATATTACCTTTGCATGCAGATATAATCAGGAATCATCAAATATACAACAATGTTCATTTTGCTGTCACTGGCACTCATATCCATGCAGTAGGAAAGAGGCTTTTAGTGGTGCATTTTAGCTTACTGATTGAATGGCACTGCTTGCAGGGAGAGTGAACAGGAAGGAGGAGAACATGAATGTATGTGCTGAATTTGTGACTGTTGGTGCTGCTTAGTTGTTGTGTTCTCCTTTTGAGGGGGACTTCAGTCTGAATGTCAGTCTTCCATCTTTTGAAATCATACATGAAGTTGTGGGAGGATAGATTGTGAGATAATAGAGatagtgctgaaggcaatcttGGCCCTGAGGAGTTGCAGCTGTACTAATTACCAAAGACTAGGAACAGCCTTGCCCTTAATAGGTCACAGCTGTATCCAATAAGGATGAGTATTACAAAAGAGTGGGTTTGCTGGTTGAGAGGAGAGTTAGAGTCAGTTTGCTGTGCTGTTG encodes the following:
- the ZNF365 gene encoding protein ZNF365, which translates into the protein MQQTARDEGGHPWPEPLGSVSLPFRCPRCGDHTRFRSLSSLRVHLEYSHSFQESSLLGRSSLFSPLKDAELVSPPEPAAQGSPGSPGGVAAQPAGPYLNLGAASCGSGKGEQPRELAAERPASYLASYVSAESPSELNKPGLPATDSKASFEAHVREKFNRMVEAVDKTIEKRIDKLTKELSQKTAELLEVRAAFVQLSQKKQEVQRRERALSRQVDVAVEMIAALKQRLSESEEELHRKEEEVVTFNHFLEEAAEKEVRGKARLQHFIENLLQRVDLAERQLEYYQNQQMVCNHTDISEHVFTDISLNKKPRCLSRGSQHASYNIPDTKPHSFQKGRILLKKAKDEKASLQPVKCFYEPVDCPREIWRAQKKAEAVCSARKVSAKSKMGKKAKPL